The Candidatus Zixiibacteriota bacterium genome has a window encoding:
- a CDS encoding outer membrane protein transport protein, with translation MKSFSIGLIWLLFICFPAMVQADYIESVEEITAGNFFGYGARQMAMGGAGLMSIDGASLFYNPANLARIPRIEFNLGMSNQKFNNESSVRNIRKVVDRNSVIPTVDIFPGRFEGYSPVSGAAKDNRSNTRINTALITVPYPTYRGALVFGFGVARVADFDRTFKMYHRDVNGLDDIAASGSEFQSGGLYQWGFGFGVDLSPNISFGGTALLYSGKHEYNWEYNLDSANSLLYREQTYIEDKYLGVGAKLGLAMKLSAKIGLGLTVETPVMLNVDENSSGYTYKADTIIDESDYFDFVEYSVKRPFVFSAGVLFQMNNATVAVDLDYTDWAQLSYGNNDLMEQYNDEIKRYYKDALRFRVGGEYVFPSLGLSLRSGFFTDPLPFKEEFQNDSRFGYSFGLGVLVDQVMTIDLAWVRTTYSRNSDFLYASVYNGDPAVDHYLIIDEDVSTSRLYLTAAYRF, from the coding sequence ATGAAGTCATTCTCTATCGGTTTAATATGGCTGCTTTTCATCTGCTTCCCGGCCATGGTGCAGGCTGATTATATTGAAAGCGTTGAAGAAATCACCGCCGGAAATTTCTTTGGATACGGCGCCCGTCAGATGGCTATGGGCGGCGCCGGTCTGATGTCGATTGACGGCGCATCACTGTTCTACAATCCGGCGAATCTTGCCCGCATCCCGCGGATTGAATTCAACCTCGGGATGTCCAATCAGAAATTCAATAACGAGTCGTCGGTACGGAACATCCGCAAAGTTGTCGACCGCAACAGCGTCATCCCGACGGTCGATATCTTTCCGGGACGGTTCGAGGGTTACTCCCCGGTTTCCGGAGCGGCAAAAGACAACCGGAGCAATACTCGTATCAATACGGCGCTGATAACTGTCCCTTACCCCACCTATCGCGGCGCCCTGGTCTTCGGTTTTGGGGTAGCGCGGGTGGCTGATTTTGACCGCACCTTTAAGATGTATCATCGCGACGTAAATGGTCTGGATGACATTGCCGCCTCCGGCTCCGAATTTCAATCGGGGGGACTATATCAGTGGGGCTTCGGATTCGGCGTTGACCTTTCGCCCAATATTTCGTTTGGCGGAACCGCCCTGCTGTACTCCGGCAAACATGAGTACAACTGGGAATATAATCTGGATTCCGCCAACTCACTCCTTTATCGAGAACAGACTTATATCGAGGACAAATATCTCGGGGTTGGAGCCAAACTCGGTTTGGCGATGAAACTGTCGGCCAAAATCGGGCTTGGACTCACTGTCGAAACACCAGTAATGCTAAACGTTGATGAGAACTCAAGTGGTTACACATACAAGGCTGACACTATTATCGACGAGAGTGATTATTTCGACTTCGTCGAGTACAGTGTCAAGAGACCATTTGTGTTTTCTGCCGGCGTCCTTTTCCAGATGAATAACGCCACCGTCGCGGTCGACTTGGATTACACCGACTGGGCGCAACTTTCCTATGGCAATAACGACCTCATGGAACAATACAACGATGAAATTAAGCGATATTATAAAGATGCCCTCCGCTTCCGGGTCGGTGGCGAGTATGTTTTCCCCTCTTTAGGTCTATCCCTCCGCAGCGGCTTTTTTACCGACCCCTTGCCGTTCAAAGAGGAGTTTCAGAATGATAGTCGGTTCGGATATTCTTTCGGATTAGGCGTCCTGGTTGACCAGGTCATGACTATCGACCTGGCATGGGTGCGGACAACTTACAGCCGAAATTCTGATTTTCTGTACGCTTCAGTTTATAACGGAGACCCGGCCGTTGACCACTACTTGATTATCGATGAGGATGTTTCTACCAGCCGGCTTTATCTGACCGCGGCATATCGATTCTAA